In Nostoc sp. GT001, a genomic segment contains:
- a CDS encoding retropepsin-like aspartic protease codes for MKNAWRRWITTVNLAAIALMPTVIFLAFSHQAIADDPGACYMITSSGKTVGLGRICGNIIAAPSDNRVFRVSIKRRFGGTPVIDVTFNDKKTFEMIVDTGASGTIITQDMANTLKLQATGTMQAQIADGSEVKFSALHNGGMNHTETGTSQNLR; via the coding sequence ATGAAGAATGCTTGGAGGCGTTGGATTACAACCGTTAATCTAGCTGCAATTGCACTAATGCCGACGGTGATATTTTTAGCATTCTCTCATCAGGCAATAGCAGACGATCCCGGAGCGTGTTACATGATAACTTCCTCTGGTAAAACCGTTGGATTGGGAAGGATTTGTGGCAATATCATAGCCGCACCTTCAGACAATAGAGTTTTTCGAGTCTCAATCAAACGCCGTTTTGGTGGAACTCCTGTGATTGATGTCACCTTCAACGACAAAAAAACCTTTGAAATGATTGTAGATACAGGTGCTAGTGGAACCATTATCACTCAAGATATGGCGAATACACTGAAACTCCAGGCTACAGGTACAATGCAAGCCCAAATTGCTGATGGTAGTGAAGTAAAATTCTCGGCGTTGCATAATGGCGGTATGAATCATACTGAAACTGGAACATCCCAAAACTTGAGATAG
- a CDS encoding response regulator, which produces MPHVLLVDDEAPLRDSLTYTLQKEGYTVTTAADGHSAIKQFHKQVPDVILLDLMLPEVDGMEVCWRIRAFSNVPIVMLTAKDEDIDKIWGLEAGADDYITKPFNTRELLARIKAVLRRRSGEQPS; this is translated from the coding sequence ATGCCACACGTATTACTTGTAGATGATGAAGCACCTCTGCGCGACAGTCTCACCTATACACTCCAAAAAGAAGGTTACACGGTGACAACAGCCGCAGATGGACATAGTGCAATTAAACAATTCCACAAGCAAGTACCAGATGTGATTTTGCTCGATCTTATGTTACCGGAAGTTGACGGTATGGAAGTTTGCTGGCGGATTCGAGCATTTTCCAATGTACCTATCGTCATGCTCACAGCTAAAGATGAGGATATTGATAAAATTTGGGGTTTAGAAGCAGGTGCAGATGATTATATTACTAAGCCCTTCAACACCCGCGAACTACTAGCACGCATCAAAGCAGTATTGCGTCGTCGTTCTGGGGAGCAGCCTTCATGA
- a CDS encoding IS1 family transposase (programmed frameshift): MECPRCGSSHIRKNGNKRGKQNHICCNCDRQFIDRYEPPQGYSDEVKRECLKMYVNGMGFRGIERVKGVHHTTLITWVKLVGELLPDVYDPETIPEVGELDELETFVGKKNKVWLWTAVNHFTQGILAWVLGDHSAETFRPLWDIVGTWQCYFYVTDGWLVYPGFIPEGDQIVSKTYMTRVEGENTRLRHYLARLHRKTLCYSKSAQMLKYSIRLLLHYLKFWDVPVSV, from the exons ATGGAATGTCCGCGTTGTGGGTCGTCTCATATCCGTAAGAACGGAAATAAAAGAGGTAAACAGAATCACATTTGCTGTAATTGCGATCGCCAATTTATTGATCGGTACGAACCACCTCAAGGATACAGTGATGAAGTGAAACGGGAATGCCTGAAAATGTACGTTAATGGTATGGGATTTCGTGGCATTGAACGGGTCAAAGGTGTGCATCACACGACATTGATTACTTGGGTAAAACTTGTAGGAGAACTGCTACCTGATGTTTATGATCCAGAGACAATTCCAGAAGTTGGCGAACTCGATGAACTAGAAACGTTCGTCGGC AAAAAAAACAAAGTTTGGCTTTGGACAGCAGTGAACCACTTCACACAAGGTATTTTAGCGTGGGTTTTGGGCGACCATAGCGCCGAAACTTTTCGACCGTTATGGGATATTGTAGGTACTTGGCAGTGCTATTTCTATGTCACGGATGGATGGTTGGTCTATCCAGGCTTTATTCCAGAGGGCGACCAGATTGTGAGCAAGACTTACATGACACGAGTTGAGGGGGAAAACACCCGGTTGCGCCACTATCTCGCTCGATTGCATCGAAAAACGCTATGTTATTCCAAATCAGCACAAATGCTGAAATACTCGATTCGATTGCTACTTCACTATCTCAAGTTTTGGGATGTTCCAGTTTCAGTATGA
- the miaB gene encoding tRNA (N6-isopentenyl adenosine(37)-C2)-methylthiotransferase MiaB, whose translation MTTSKRQYHITTFGCQMNKADSERMAGVLEDMGFEWCEDPNHADVILYNTCTIRDNAEQKVYSYLGRQAKRKHEQPDLTLIVAGCVAQQEGEALLRRVPELDLVMGPQHANRLKDLLESVFEGNQVVATEAVHIIEDITQPRRDSTVTAWVNVIYGCNERCTYCVVPNVRGVEQSRAPSAIRAEMEELGRQGYKEITLLGQNIDAYGRDLPGVTAEGRHLHNFTDLLYYVHDVPGIERLRFATSHPRYFTERLIQACAELPKVCEHFHIPFQSGDNELLKAMARGYTHEKYRRIIDTIRRYMPDASISADVIVGFPGETEAQFENTLKLVEDIGFDMLNTAAYSPRPGTPAALWDNQLSEEIKSDRLQRLNHLGNLKVAERSQRYFGRIEEVLVEDQNPKDPTQVMGRTGGNRLTFFSGDIKELKGQLVKVKITEVRPFSLTGEPVEVRQTVLQ comes from the coding sequence ATGACCACTTCTAAACGCCAATACCACATTACTACTTTCGGTTGTCAGATGAATAAAGCTGACTCAGAGCGCATGGCTGGCGTTTTGGAAGACATGGGCTTTGAGTGGTGTGAAGATCCGAATCATGCAGATGTGATTCTCTACAATACCTGTACAATTCGGGATAATGCAGAACAAAAGGTATATTCCTACCTTGGCAGACAAGCAAAGCGTAAACATGAACAGCCTGATTTAACCCTCATCGTTGCTGGTTGTGTTGCCCAACAAGAAGGAGAAGCGCTGTTGCGGCGAGTGCCAGAATTAGACTTGGTAATGGGGCCACAACACGCCAACCGTCTGAAAGACTTGTTGGAGTCAGTATTTGAGGGCAACCAAGTTGTCGCAACCGAAGCAGTTCACATTATTGAAGATATCACCCAGCCGCGACGAGATAGTACAGTCACCGCTTGGGTAAACGTAATTTACGGCTGTAACGAACGCTGCACCTATTGCGTAGTTCCCAATGTGCGCGGTGTCGAACAATCTCGCGCGCCGTCAGCTATCCGGGCTGAAATGGAGGAATTAGGACGGCAAGGTTACAAAGAAATTACTCTACTCGGTCAAAATATTGATGCTTACGGCAGAGATTTACCTGGAGTGACAGCAGAAGGTAGGCATCTACACAACTTTACAGATTTACTTTATTACGTCCATGATGTGCCGGGGATTGAAAGATTAAGATTTGCTACTAGCCACCCTCGTTATTTTACTGAGAGATTAATTCAAGCTTGTGCTGAGTTACCCAAGGTGTGCGAACACTTTCACATTCCCTTTCAATCTGGGGATAACGAACTTTTAAAGGCGATGGCGCGGGGTTATACCCATGAGAAATATCGTCGAATTATCGATACAATTCGGCGGTATATGCCAGATGCTTCTATTAGTGCCGATGTAATAGTCGGTTTTCCTGGGGAAACAGAAGCACAGTTTGAAAATACCCTAAAACTGGTGGAAGATATTGGCTTTGATATGTTGAATACAGCAGCATATTCGCCACGTCCAGGGACACCAGCCGCTTTGTGGGACAATCAACTGAGTGAAGAAATTAAAAGCGATCGCCTGCAACGACTCAATCATCTGGGAAACTTGAAAGTAGCAGAGCGATCGCAACGTTACTTTGGACGCATTGAAGAAGTTTTAGTAGAAGATCAAAATCCTAAAGATCCAACCCAGGTAATGGGACGCACTGGCGGTAATCGATTGACCTTTTTTAGCGGTGACATCAAAGAACTCAAAGGGCAGTTAGTGAAGGTAAAAATTACCGAAGTTCGACCTTTTAGTTTGACGGGTGAACCAGTTGAAGTGAGGCAAACTGTTTTGCAGTAA